The Rhizobium sp. WSM4643 genome window below encodes:
- the hemC gene encoding hydroxymethylbilane synthase — protein MKLGGVAQNQIKIGTRASPLALAQAKEVAGRLAAYHGLPDDCFEIVPLTTRGDRLDERPLPEVGVKGLFTIELEERLLSGALDLAVHSAKDVATTLPDGLHLSAFLPREDVRDVLISRSGYRLWELPPGAVVGTSSIRRAALVAMHRPDLDIVPFRGFVGTRLQKLENGVVDATLLAMAGLNRLGMSDAATEILNPRDFPPSPAQGAICIESVVANDRITELVSALNDAGTADAVRCERAFLRTLNGSCRMPIGALAVCHGSEILLRGLSIDADGRNPRRVAVRGARTAPAALGEEAGRMVLAGVGMESEPV, from the coding sequence ATGAAGCTGGGAGGGGTTGCACAGAACCAAATCAAGATCGGTACGCGAGCAAGCCCGCTTGCGCTTGCCCAGGCGAAGGAGGTGGCCGGCCGGCTCGCGGCCTACCACGGTCTTCCTGACGACTGCTTCGAGATCGTGCCTCTGACGACCAGAGGCGATCGGCTTGACGAACGGCCGTTGCCAGAGGTCGGAGTGAAGGGCCTTTTTACAATTGAACTGGAGGAAAGGCTCCTTTCAGGAGCCCTCGATCTTGCGGTGCATTCGGCCAAGGATGTCGCCACGACCCTTCCGGACGGGCTGCACCTCAGCGCGTTCCTGCCGAGGGAGGACGTGCGCGATGTGTTGATCTCACGCAGCGGATATCGATTGTGGGAGCTGCCGCCTGGCGCCGTGGTCGGTACGTCGTCGATCCGACGCGCAGCGCTTGTCGCAATGCACCGGCCAGATCTAGATATCGTTCCATTTCGGGGATTCGTCGGTACGCGGCTGCAGAAGCTCGAGAATGGCGTTGTTGACGCGACGCTGCTTGCGATGGCGGGACTGAACCGGCTGGGCATGTCCGACGCCGCGACGGAGATTTTGAACCCGCGCGATTTCCCACCTTCACCCGCGCAGGGAGCCATCTGCATCGAGAGTGTCGTCGCGAATGACCGAATAACTGAACTGGTATCGGCTCTAAACGATGCAGGCACGGCCGATGCCGTTCGCTGCGAGCGTGCATTCCTTCGAACCCTCAACGGCTCGTGCCGAATGCCGATCGGAGCGCTCGCCGTCTGTCATGGAAGCGAGATCCTGCTTCGCGGTCTGAGCATCGATGCTGATGGGCGGAACCCTCGGCGCGTGGCCGTGCGTGGCGCTCGGACAGCCCCGGCGGCGCTGGGCGAAGAGGCCGGTAGGATGGTCCTGGCCGGGGTGGGGATGGAGTCCGAACCCGTTTAG
- a CDS encoding GGDEF domain-containing protein: MGHGLFNTQQDASSNIALAVLDVDHFKRVNDTYGHSAGDAALKMLTQSVQEIISGDGSVDVIFARVGGEEFMVLFPALEPEAVFEKCEAIRREIGRRPVLSAAGTFHITVSIGVALRRETDVSFDSLYSSADRALYEAKSSGRNRVCRDESGPLSHQDLTGT; this comes from the coding sequence ATTGGCCATGGATTGTTCAACACGCAGCAAGACGCTTCCAGCAACATCGCGCTTGCGGTCCTCGACGTTGACCACTTCAAACGCGTCAATGACACCTATGGACATTCAGCCGGTGACGCCGCGCTTAAAATGCTGACGCAGTCCGTCCAGGAGATCATTTCGGGCGACGGCTCCGTCGATGTGATCTTCGCCCGTGTCGGCGGGGAGGAGTTCATGGTCCTGTTCCCGGCCCTGGAGCCCGAGGCCGTGTTTGAGAAGTGCGAAGCGATCCGGCGTGAGATCGGGCGGCGGCCCGTTCTATCGGCGGCGGGCACGTTCCATATCACCGTCTCCATCGGCGTGGCCCTGCGGAGGGAAACCGACGTTTCTTTCGACAGCCTTTATTCGAGTGCTGATAGGGCGCTCTACGAGGCGAAGTCGTCCGGTCGAAATCGTGTCTGCCGAGATGAATCAGGCCCGCTCTCCCACCAGGATCTCACGGGGACTTGA